A section of the Meles meles chromosome 8, mMelMel3.1 paternal haplotype, whole genome shotgun sequence genome encodes:
- the LOC123949764 gene encoding 40S ribosomal protein S15a-like, with the protein MVRMNVLADALKSINNAEKRGKRQVLIRPCSKVIVRFLPVMMKHGYTGEFEIIDDHRAGKIVVNLTGRLNKCGVISPRFDVQLKDLEKWQNNLLPSHQFGFIVLTTSAGIMDHEEARRKHTGGKILGFFF; encoded by the coding sequence ATGGTGCGCATGAATGTCCTGGCAGATGCTCTCAAGAGCATCAACAATGCTGAAAAGAGAGGCAAACGCCAGGTTCTTATTAGGCCGTGCTCCAAAGTCATCGTCCGGTTTCTCCCTGTGATGATGAAGCACGGTTACACTGGCGAATTTGAAATCATTGATGATCACAGAGCTGGGAAGATTGTTGTGAACCTCACAGGCAGGTTGAACAAGTGTGGAGTGATCAGCCCCAGGTTTGATGTACAACTGAAAGATCTAGAAAAATGGCAGAATAACCTGCTCCCGTCCCACCAGTTTGGTTTCATTGTACTGACAACTTCAGCTGGCATCATGGACCATGAAGAAGCAAGACGAAAACACACAGGAGGGAAAATCCTGGGATTCTTTTTCTAG